ACTCGGGGCGCTCGCGGCGGGAACCGCGCTCAGGGCACCCACGTCGATTCCAAGCCCCTTCGCTTCAACGGTGTACTCCTTGTCCTCAAAGGCGACCTTAAAGCGGCCGCCTCCGAGTTCCTCAACCTCAACCTCGTATTCAACACCCTCGACGATGACCTTAACCTTCGCCATCTTCACCACTTCCCAATTTCATAGTTGAAGTCCTCAACTTCCTCCATGCTCGACTGAACGCCGTATAGGCGCCAGGCGTCTGAAACCTTCCTCCTGAATGGCAGGGGCCTGAGCTGGGCGGCCTTCTCGGCGGTGTACGCGAGAACCGCGGCGGTTACAACCGCGAGGTCCCTCGGCGGTATGGCGGGCTTCTCCTCCCTGGCCGCGGCGGTCGGCGCGGGGGCGGGGGCCTCCTTCTCAACGAGCCTTCTCTCGCTCCAGCCCACGAAGTAGAGAACGACCGCCAGTATGCTGAGCACCATGAAGACTATGGTAACGCCCAGCACCGTCAGGTTCAGGCCCTCCATGAACTCGCTCATTACTACCATGCTAACACCTCACAGGGGTATGTTGC
This is a stretch of genomic DNA from Thermococcus celericrescens. It encodes these proteins:
- a CDS encoding OadG family protein translates to MSEFMEGLNLTVLGVTIVFMVLSILAVVLYFVGWSERRLVEKEAPAPAPTAAAREEKPAIPPRDLAVVTAAVLAYTAEKAAQLRPLPFRRKVSDAWRLYGVQSSMEEVEDFNYEIGKW